In Triticum aestivum cultivar Chinese Spring chromosome 5B, IWGSC CS RefSeq v2.1, whole genome shotgun sequence, the following proteins share a genomic window:
- the LOC123112798 gene encoding U-box domain-containing protein 73 encodes MTFPSANRNRKSNRSLHSIGSLCPQTGDTQPHGVETIKRPARLPSNTIPYITTTTSEFRSHLPSQTQNKKPSPIASRSQAIHRRARNQEAAMSGRRNRGGASAPLALAPGPGQRPPPPSQSSRRPAAATLEQRLLSSVQREIDDARAMQRAEAGQGSSSLSHSTSAPASSRSRFWPRARQAARKVLGISKKPSARSAAGTPHGQDTVAEATGTSESAAVAAARTGTGDEARSEQQPVEVARTRSEFAAMMQTALAKIQEGAAADDQAQGQAAFDEMDMAMAALAKIQEDAAADDEDQGQAAFAEMEKAMTGLMDLSHKKTSGPPKLPRDFATKWPHSDGDPLLGRVMKDPIILASGYTVDKSCQQWSLAQKNTCPVTGHSLPHSLTAPNHLLHDMIAEWCLDHSNLARSSIGRSLPLVPPAEDEIQEILELFSGHSVRQKEALRMLNLMSKTSKGMQPCLAKWPELTPLLMDLRKQWMNVWSADIEALRISLIHNLSMHRPNREILACQNEVPAVLKNVVERAGKLGLSASLLAMVASIIATLSEFDVFRKRMVTIGGMKMLSGLLKIEDVVLRKETGAAILALCADEEAKLSAAVSDVPDKLLECFMATDEFLLLLNRLPKSPEALDMICDKAMELVNIVMEEDAGGMVTSQGIHSAISLIFVITERDVGKLKVKNVEDFKERLRELSSKRMPMQTMFQVEKIIKALSEMFPAPATQ; translated from the exons ATGACATTCCCAAGTGCCAACAGAAACAGAAAGAGTAACAGAAGTTTGCACAGCATTGGGAGTCTTTGCCCCCAGACCGGAGACACCCAACCACATGGTGTCGAGACTATAAAAAGGCCAGCCCGTCTCCCCTCCAATACCATCCCCTATATAACTACCACCACTTCAGAATTCAGATCACACCTTCCCTCCCAAACTCAAAACAAGAAGCCATCGCCCATCGCAAGCAGAAGCCAGGCAATCCACCGCCGCGCAAGAAACCAAGAAGCGGCCATGTCAGGGAGGAGAAACAGAGGCGGAGCAAGCGCGCCTCTTGCACTTGCTCCTGGGCCTGGACAGAGGCCACCGCCACCCTCCCAGAGCTCCAGGAGGCCGGCGGCCGCCACCTTGGAACAACGGCTGCTTTCCAGTGTCCAGCGGGAGATAGACGACGCCAGGGCCATGCAGCGCGCCGAGGCCGGACAAGGGAGCTCCTCCCTCTCCCACTCCACCTCCGCCCCGGCATCATCGCGGTCAAGATTCTGGCCGCGAGCGCGGCAGGCGGCTAGGAAGGTTCTTGGCATCAGCAAGAAACCCTCCGCGAGGTCAGCAGCAGGAACCCCGCACGGGCAGGACACGGTAGCTGAGGCCACCGGCACGTCGGAGtcggcggccgtggcggcggcaAGAACTGGGACCGGTGATGAAGCCAGGTCGGAGCAGCAGCCTGTAGAGGTCGCCCGCACGCGGTCTGAGTTCGCCGCCATGATGCAAACTGCGTTGGCGAAGATCCAGGAGGGTGCCGCGGCCGACGACCAAGCCCAAGGGCAGGCAGCGTTCGACGAGATGGATATGGCAATGGCTGCGTTGGCGAAGATCCAGGAGGATGCCGCGGCCGACGACGAAGACCAAGGGCAGGCAGCGTTCGCCGAGATGGAGAAGGCAATGACCGGCCTCATGGACCTCTCCCACAAGAAGACATCGGGGCCACCGAAACTCCCTCGCGATTTCGCTACCAAATGGCCTCATAGCGAT GGCGATCCACTGCTTGGACGAGTAATGAAAGATCCTATTATATTGGCTTCTGGATAT ACTGTTGATAAATCATGCCAACAGTGGTCCCTTGCACAGAAAAATACCTGCCCTGTTACTGGTCACTCCTTGCCCCACTCACTCACTGCTCCAAACCACCTCCTCCATGACATGATTGCTGAGTGGTGCCTCGACCACTCTAACCTTGCCCGCTCCAGCATTGGACGCTCGCTCCCCTTGGTGCCACCTGCAGAGGATGAAATTCAAGAGATCCTAGAACTGTTCTCAGGGCATTCAGTACGGCAGAAAGAGGCCTTGCGGATGCTCAATCTAATGTCCAAAACATCCAAGGGAATGCAACCTTGCCTTGCCAAGTGGCCAGAGCTGACCCCACTGCTGATGGATCTTAGGAAGCAATGGATGAATGTATGGTCAGCTGATATTGAGGCGCTGAGGATCTCATTAATCCATAATTTGTCCATGCACAGGCCCAACAGGGAGATCCTAGCCTGTCAGAATGAAGTACCAGCTGTTCTAAAGAATGTCGTCGAGAGGGCAGGAAAGCTTGGACTTTCAGCATCATTGTTGGCCATGGTAGCTTCTATAATTGCAACACTGTCAGAGTTTGATGTGTTCAGGAAAAGAATGGTGACAATAGGGGGAATGAAAATGCTCAGTGGTCTACTCAAGATTGAGGATGTTGTACTAAGGAAGGAGACTGGTGCTGCAATCCTTGCACTCTGTGCAGATGAGGAGGCCAAGTTATCAGCTGCTGTTAGTGACGTGCCTGATAAGCTGCTGGAATGCTTCATGGCCACTGATGAGTTCCTGCTCCTGCTCAACCGTCTACCAAAATCTCCAGAGGCGCTGGACATGATCTGTGACAAGGCTATGGAATTGGTGAATATCGTCATGGAGGAAGATGCTGGTGGAATGGTGACCTCTCAGGGCATCCACTCTGCGATCTCCTTGATCTTTGTCATTACTGAGAGGGATGTGGGTAAGCTGAAGGTGAAGAACGTGGAGGATTTCAAGGAGCGGCTGCGGGAGCTTTCGTCGAAGAGAATGCCGATGCAGACGATGTTTCAGGTGGAAAAAATAATCAAGGCCCTGTCAGAAATGTTTCCAGCTCCTGCGACGCAGTGA